CTGCTCTACGGTCTGTTCGACGGGAAGGCAGTGTAATTTCCCGGCGCGTGGTTTCAGGCCACCAGAGAGGAGCGCCAGAATCCGTTCAAAGGCGGGGAGGTTTGCATCGGGGGTCACGACCCGCTGTGGGTTCTGACGCGGCAGGCTGCACTGTTCTTTACCGAGTCTTGCCCCGAATTGCCCGAGTTCAGAGACCGACAGACCGAGCTCCGCCACCCCCCAGACTTCGATACCGGGCTCGAGAGATTTCATCAATGCATCATGGTCAGGATAACGTGGCTCGCAACAGCCGTCTTCAAAGAGCAGGGTGCAGGGGAGGCTCGAAGTAATTCGCTGCCGCGCGCCGCGATCACACTTGCGCAGCACCTCGATTTTCCCTTCGAGACAGCCGAGATCGAGGGCGGCCGTCACATAGGGGATCCCTAGTTTTGCAGAGGCCAGCGCCAAAGCCGGATCAGCGCCACGGTCGACCAGTTGTTGCCCGCTGACAAAGAGATCAGGCTTGAGAATTTCGACCAGACGTTCCAGCAGACGCGCATCGGCAACGGCGTCCCCCCCATTAAAGGCGGAGCTCCAGACCCGGATCACTCTGTGCGTCCCCAGCGACAGGGCCAGACGCAAATGATCATCAAGGCGCGGCGGCCCGATGGCCACAGTGGTCACTGTTCCACCCTGGGCTTCGGCTAGAGACAGAGCCTGCTCAAGGGCACAGAGATCTGCCGGGTTAGCGACGCGGCGCAAACCACGCTCACGTACCCCGAAGCCATCAGCGGTCAAACGGACCGGAGGACGCGGATCACAGGCTTCGCGCAGCAGAACGACGATATTCAGTTCTTTTTGACTCATGGAGCTACTCCTCAAACATCAGGACAAACTGTATCATGGGGACAGGCACCCTGCGGGAGCCAGTCCCTCAGGTCATGCGGTAAGAGACGTCAAAGCCGCCGCACCTCACACCTCACGGGGACAGGCACCCTGCGGGAGCCAGTCCCTCAGGTCATGCGGTAAGAGACACCAAAGCCACCACGTGGGTAACGCCAGCGGGTGAAGGCGTCCTTGCGGCAGACAACATAACAGGTGCCGCACTCCAGACAGCCGTCATGCACAAAGGTCATCTTCTGCGTTTCTTCATCCCAGCTGTAACAGCGAGCCGGACAACCGACGACGCAGGCCCGGTTATCGCATTTTTGACAGATATCGGAATCGAGGATGATATGCGGTTCGCGGTCGACGTTGAAGCTCGTCATGTCGAAAATTTCATCAAGATTGATATTCATAGTGCTCTCCATCCGCTGTAGACATCGGCCAGCAGATTTTTCAGCCCGACCTTTTTGCTGGCGAGTCGCAGCAGCATTTTAGTCATCGACTCTTTCGGTTGGCCATCAATGCGATAGATCTGATCCATCATGCTGCAGACCAGATCGGGGTATTGACTGTAGATCCGATCATTGTGGAGCATCTTCGGCGTCCGGCGGTAGAGCTTGAGGTCCTTGATGACATAGCTATCGGCCAACATGGTTCGATAATCGCGCAACACAAAACGGGTGAAGTTTTGTTCGCGATGTGCCTTGATTACTGTCTTACCTGCAATCACGCCAGACTGGGTCGCGAGATTGATCCCCTCGAGATTAAGACCGGTAACGATACACATCGCCGCGGCATCACCGGCAACCAGAATGCCGTCCGCCTCAATCTGCGGAATCATTTCGAATCCGCCCTCGGGGACCAGATGGGCCGAATATTCGAGCAGTTTCCCACCACGCAGCTGTTTGGCCATCTGCGGCTGCTGCATAAACTCATTCAACAGCTCATAAGGGGTCTTCTTCCCCTGGGTGAGGCTGGAGAGGTGCAGCACCAGACCTAGCGAGAGAGAGTCATAGTTGGTGTACAAAAAGCCGCCGCCACGCACCCCCGAGGTGCAACCGACGATTTCACTGGATGCACCCTGATCACGGACCAGCCCGAAACGATCATCAATCACCTCTTTCGGCATATCGATCAGGGCCTTGACCCCGACCGCCAGGTGCGAGGGGTTGAACTTCCCCTGCCGCAGCCCAGCCTTCTTGGCGATAAACGAGAGCACACCGTCGGCGGCAATCACCACCGGTGCCCGGAGCTCGCTGCCGTCGCGCAGCAGGGTAACCCCGACGACCTGACCATTCTCTTTGATGACATCGTCAACCGTGGTGCGGTTGTAGAGTTTGGCCCCGGCCTTAACCGCTTCTTCGGCCAGCCAGCGGTCAAATTTCGGACGCATGACGGTATAACCGTTGTAGGGAGTACGATCAGAGGCCTCGGTATCAAAGTTGACATTAAAACTCGCTTCGCCAGTCATGAACGTCAGCGACTTCTTGACGATATGTCGCTCCAGCGGAGCCTGGTTCCAGAAATCGGGGAACAGTTCCTCAAGCGCAGTCAGGCGATGCAACACACCACCAAACATATTCTTTTCACCTGGAAACTCGCCACGCTCGAGGAGGGCAACGTCGAGCCCCGCCCGAGCCATGGTCAGTGCCGCCGCAGAACCGGCCGGGCCGGCTCCGACCACGATGGCGTCGAAGGTGCGTTTCATGCGGCTTCTCCTGTTGCAGTCTTGAGCCGCTCGATCAACAGCGGCAGCACTTCACGCAGATCGGCGACAAAGGTTTCATCGGAATTGGGAACAATCGGCGCCTTGGCGTCGATATTGACCGCCACCACCCGCCTGGAATCCTTGATCCCGCCGAGATGATGCATCGAGCCGGAGATCCCCAGCGCCAGGTAGAAACGCGGCGCCACGGTCTTGCCGGTCTGACCGACCATCCGTTCAAAACCGGTGTAGCCGAGATCATAGGCGGGCCTTGTCACCCCGAGGGAGGCATTCAGCAGACGGGTCAACTCTTCGACCTGGGCGAAACTCTTCGGGTTGCAGCCAAGTCCGGCGCTGACCATGACCTGCGCTTCCGAGACATCGACCGTCAGCGGATCGGCCGGGATACGTTCAATGATCCGCGTACCCCCGGTCTCCAAATTTACTGCCGGTTGCCAGAGCTCGGTTTTCATCTTACCCGTTTGCATACTCGGCAAGACCACGCTGCTCAGCACGCGCGGGTGCACGGTCAAAACCAGCCTGCCGCTGCCGTCCCAAGTTTTTGATTCGGCGATCTGCTGCCCTAAAATCCGCCGGCTCAAAACCAGCTGGTTGCCATCCACACGAGTGGCGATCGTTTCAGTCAGTAGGGCGGCATCGAGTTCGGCCGCCAACAGCGGTGCCAGGGCGCCGCCCAGGTCGTTATGCGGCAGCAACAGCAGCGCCGCGCCCTGCGCCCGAGCCGCGGCGGCGATCAATCTCCCCTGCAGTTCAAGGGAATCTTCCGCGCCTTCCGGCCCGTCGATCAGGGTCAGCTTGTCGACGCCGTAAGGAGCCATGGCTTGCAGCACATCTTCGGGCGCACCGGCAAATGAGAGCACCGACCAGTCAGCGGCCAGCGTCCTGGCCAGACGTGAGGCCTCCGACAGAATCCCTTTGCCAAAATCGTCCAGTTCCCCCTGTGGCAGGTCGACAAAAACCAGGATTTTAACCTGCTGCCCGGCATGTTGAAGCTTCGCGGTTGACATCAGATGGTCCTCCCTACTTCATGTCCTTCCCAGATCGCCATGTCGACCTTGCGCGGGGCAACGCAATCGCCGATGCGGTGGAGTTCCTTGACCTTCCCCTTGAGGGCGAAATAGAGATCCTCGTCCGCCGCCTGCCCCATGGCCAGCACCAGGGTGTCGTAACCGCTCCATTCGTCCCAGACGTTGTTGTAGACGTTGAAGCCCTTGATGGTTTTATTGCCGATCTCGCCAGAAACCTCCATCACCGCGATATCCGGGGTGAAGCTGACACCTTTTTGCAGCAGGCGCTGGCGAGTCAGGTAGAGATCCTGGGTCGGTCCGAGTTCGGCGCCGATGAAGAGGCTGGAACAGATAATGTGGACTGTTTTGCCCTGATCTGCGAGATATTCAGCCGTGGCGGTAGCGCGATGATGACCATCGTAATCGATGAGACAGACCTTCTGCCCGACTTCGACTTCCTGATTGAGGACCTGCCAGACATTGCACACACCAGGGCCATCACAACCGCCGACCGGATACTGCTTGGGTTTACTCCCAGTGGCAATGATCACCGCGTCGGCACCGGAGTTGAGCACCGCTTCAGCTGTGACCTCAACCCCGAGTTCAACCTTGACCCCGGCCTTGTCAACCTGTTCTTTTTCGTTACGGATAATTACGCCGAACTCGTCGCGTCCGGCACCCTTCATCGCGGTCAGAACCTGACCACCGAGGGTTTCGCCGCGATCGAAAAGGGTGACGTCGTGCCCGCGGCGACCGGCCATTTTAGCTGCCCACATGCCGCCAGGACCGCCGCCGATGACCATGACCTTCTTCTTGAGCGGCGCCAG
Above is a genomic segment from Geopsychrobacter electrodiphilus DSM 16401 containing:
- a CDS encoding electron transfer flavoprotein subunit beta/FixA family protein; this encodes MSQKELNIVVLLREACDPRPPVRLTADGFGVRERGLRRVANPADLCALEQALSLAEAQGGTVTTVAIGPPRLDDHLRLALSLGTHRVIRVWSSAFNGGDAVADARLLERLVEILKPDLFVSGQQLVDRGADPALALASAKLGIPYVTAALDLGCLEGKIEVLRKCDRGARQRITSSLPCTLLFEDGCCEPRYPDHDALMKSLEPGIEVWGVAELGLSVSELGQFGARLGKEQCSLPRQNPQRVVTPDANLPAFERILALLSGGLKPRAGKLHCLPVEQTVEQLMQLFAAEGLVSGSDS
- a CDS encoding ferredoxin family protein, encoding MNINLDEIFDMTSFNVDREPHIILDSDICQKCDNRACVVGCPARCYSWDEETQKMTFVHDGCLECGTCYVVCRKDAFTRWRYPRGGFGVSYRMT
- a CDS encoding FAD-dependent oxidoreductase — protein: MKRTFDAIVVGAGPAGSAAALTMARAGLDVALLERGEFPGEKNMFGGVLHRLTALEELFPDFWNQAPLERHIVKKSLTFMTGEASFNVNFDTEASDRTPYNGYTVMRPKFDRWLAEEAVKAGAKLYNRTTVDDVIKENGQVVGVTLLRDGSELRAPVVIAADGVLSFIAKKAGLRQGKFNPSHLAVGVKALIDMPKEVIDDRFGLVRDQGASSEIVGCTSGVRGGGFLYTNYDSLSLGLVLHLSSLTQGKKTPYELLNEFMQQPQMAKQLRGGKLLEYSAHLVPEGGFEMIPQIEADGILVAGDAAAMCIVTGLNLEGINLATQSGVIAGKTVIKAHREQNFTRFVLRDYRTMLADSYVIKDLKLYRRTPKMLHNDRIYSQYPDLVCSMMDQIYRIDGQPKESMTKMLLRLASKKVGLKNLLADVYSGWRAL
- a CDS encoding electron transfer flavoprotein subunit alpha/FixB family protein, with translation MSTAKLQHAGQQVKILVFVDLPQGELDDFGKGILSEASRLARTLAADWSVLSFAGAPEDVLQAMAPYGVDKLTLIDGPEGAEDSLELQGRLIAAAARAQGAALLLLPHNDLGGALAPLLAAELDAALLTETIATRVDGNQLVLSRRILGQQIAESKTWDGSGRLVLTVHPRVLSSVVLPSMQTGKMKTELWQPAVNLETGGTRIIERIPADPLTVDVSEAQVMVSAGLGCNPKSFAQVEELTRLLNASLGVTRPAYDLGYTGFERMVGQTGKTVAPRFYLALGISGSMHHLGGIKDSRRVVAVNIDAKAPIVPNSDETFVADLREVLPLLIERLKTATGEAA